One Xyrauchen texanus isolate HMW12.3.18 chromosome 2, RBS_HiC_50CHRs, whole genome shotgun sequence genomic window carries:
- the LOC127619339 gene encoding zinc fingers and homeoboxes protein 1-like: MEQCAAPLLEGSSTRASPSDPVTCPESPVKNTGQDAVETAKDAYECRICGYKALGVKCLSQHLHVAHPVTNICDLNSVSCEEDNTQEECVDDGETPCLNGEINSPQEKSSVKDKPIIHDESKSTSLQNPENLNETSSSMDAQEQDETMEVSPAPKTTESFSPVLPQEKSPCSSVSKQACQKRQKATSGTSTHNKTNLVCLPLVSDGLKLIWVRSEQIHELDAMSELVEAFNEFPYPTLQEVTALARRCALPPEQVKAWFMMQRVRYGISWGDDDIQETRRKLWCIQKRSLAEECEEVNDEEDELQDYLENERSLDGQQQANKQSPAAEAHIYQRDHMPKSSHTVPHPSTNDQHRFDVSQYNKTPQSNNGVQQLLNSNIVYNNGVQLSSQVPQVITQFQSESRNLTPHNTGVQLIDACGQSQYMIINDQHTATSYHLGPHQLPELSNSLQSLPGKKSKAQLMALRRSFVRKSWPTDAEVEHLQRVTGLNRREIRKWFADSRYQLRRNGRAWIAKLAKRNRSSQQTQQNSQSELENDVLPESTDAGFEVDVGEDEEGADNQSVETREEVSDDGEFDDSNASIQQNFADLSPSPSAPPSFTHGRVESSVRLRKKTREQLEILRQSFLRCQWPTSNDYMILQQKTGLTRTEIIQWYGDTRYHIKHNQMRWMTSQERQHIIEVITQQQKRGGKYSRARVLMEGMGSGLSLGNPPLINGVGGGEVATWNDLFRGSTPVLP; encoded by the exons ATGGAGCAATGCGCGGCTCCGCTGCTCGAGGGCTCAAGCACACGGGCTTCACCTTCAGACCCTGTGACGTGTCCTGAGAGCCCAGTGAAAAACACTGGACAGGACGCGGTGGAGACTGCCAAGGATGCTTATGAGTGTCGGATTTGTGGTTATAAAGCGCTTGGCGTTAAATGCCTCAGTCAACATCTGCATGTCGCTCATCCAGTGACCAATATTTGTGACTTGAACTCGGTGAGTTGTGAGGAGGATAATACACAAGAGGAGTGTGTGGATGATGGGGAGACACCTTGCTTAAATGGTGAAATAAACTCACCGCAGGAAAAGAGCTCCGTCAAGGATAAA CCGATAATCCATGATGAATCCAAATCGACTTCACTTCAGAACCCTGAAAATTTAAATGAGACCTCATCCTCCATGGATGCCCAAGAACAGGATGAGACGATGGAAGTCTCACCTGCTCCCAAAACCACTGAGAGCTTTTCCCCTGTTTTACCTCAGGAGAAGTCTCCTTGCTCTTCAGTGTCTAAGCAGGCTTGCCAAAAGAGGCAAAAAGCCACCTCTGGCACATCAACCCACAATAAGACTAACCTGGTCTGTCTCCCATTGGTATCAGATGGATTAAAACTTATTTGGGTGCGCTCTGAGCAGATCCATGAGCTGGATGCCATGTCGGAACTTGTGGAAGCATTTAACGAATTCCCATACCCTACACTGCAGGAGGTAACCGCTCTTGCTCGAAGGTGTGCATTACCGCCAGAGCAGGTTAAAGCATGGTTCATGATGCAACGGGTACGCTACGGAATCAGCTGGGGTGATGACGACATCCAGGAAACACGACGTAAGCTGTGGTGCATTCAGAAGAGATCGTTAGCGGAGGAATGTGAGGAAGTAAACGATGAGGAGGATGAGCTGCAGGATTATTTAGAAAATGAGAGGAGTCTAGATGGACAGCAGCAGGCAAATAAACAGTCACCTGCGGCAGAGGCCCATATATATCAGAGAGACCACATGCCCAAATCGAGCCACACTGTTCCTCACCCCAGCACCAATGACCAACATCGCTTTGATGTTAGTCAGTACAATAAAACTCCCCAGTCCAACAATGGTGTTCAGCAGTTGCTCAATTCTAATATTGTGTACAATAACGGTGTTCAACTCTCATCCCAAGTTCCTCAAGTTATTACTCAGTTCCAGAGTGAAAGTAGAAACTTAACCCCTCATAATACTGGAGTCCAGCTCATTGATGCCTGTGGGCAATCACAATACATGATCATTAATGACCAACACACTGCAACTTCATATCATTTAGGACCACACCAACTCCCAGAGCTTTCAAATTCTTTACAAAGCCTTCCGGGTAAGAAATCTAAAGCTCAGCTGATGGCCTTGCGCCGCAGTTTTGTTCGAAAGTCATGGCCCACTGATGCCGAGGTCGAACACCTTCAGAGAGTGACTGGATTGAATCGGCGTGAAATTCGGAAATGGTTTGCTGACAGCCGCTATCAGCTTCGCAGGAATGGCCGGGCTTGGATAGCCAAGCTTGCAAAGCGCAATCGATCTTCGCAACAAACTCAACAGAATTCTCAGAGCGAGCTAGAGAATGATGTTCTACCTGAAAGCACTGATGCGGGGTTTGAGGTTGATGTGGGTGAGGATGAAGAGGGAGCAGACAACCAATCAGTTGAGACCAGAGAAGAAGTAAGTGATGATGGTGAGTTTGATGATAGCAATGCTTCCATTCAACAAAACTTTGCAGACCTCTCCCCCTCTCCTTCTGCTCCTCCATCATTCACACATGGCCGggttgaatccagtgtgagactTCGTAAGAAGACAAGGGAACAGTTGGAAATTTTGAGACAAAGCTTTCTTCGCTGCCAGTGGCCTACAAGCAATGACTACATGATTCTCCAGCAGAAGACAGGCCTTACGCGGACAGAGATTATCCAGTGGTACGGAGACACCCGATACCATATCAAACACAATCAGATGCGCTGGATGACTTCACAGGAGAGACAACACATCATAGAAGTCATAACCCAACAGCAGAAAAGGGGCGGGAAGTATTCACGGGCCAGAGTCTTAATGGAGGGCATGGGCTCTGGGTTGAGTTTGGGGAATCCTCCTTTAATTAATGGAGTTGGAGGGGGTGAAGTAGCAACATGGAATGACCTCTTTAGGGGAAGTACCCCAGTTTTACCCTAG
- the LOC127619346 gene encoding cell death activator CIDE-B-like, with translation MMETTSSLLKSVSRRVWSPPQRPFRVCSWNREVKKGVTAGTVEELKEKAAQALLTSTVLTLVCEEDGTEVDSDEFLSTLPDNTVFMGLKPGENWRPHHLNQRSGHNKPGDHKPRTGRDIAQVTFDLYRNSPKDVFGSLNVKATFQGLYSVSADFQCLGPKKVLREALRVMSTLLQAAGHMLIASANVIRRIVQGADFLEAQHGRPISHTAYLK, from the exons ATGATGGAAACAACATCCTCTTTGTTAAA GTCAGTGTCTCGGCGGGTGTGGTCACCCCCTCAACGTCCATTCAGAGTGTGCTCCTGGAACAGAGAGGTCAAAAAAGGAGTCACTGCAGGAACAGTAGAGGAGCTTAAAGAGAAG GCAGCCCAAGCTCTCTTGACATCTACTGTGCTGACTTTGGTGTGTGAGGAGGATGGGACGGAGGTTGACTCAGATGAATTTCTATCAACCCTGCCTGATAACACGGTTTTCATGGGACTGAAACCTGGCGAGAACTGGAGACCTcatcat TTAAATCAAAGGAGTGGTCATAATAAACCAGGTGACCACAAGCCAAGGACAGGAAGAGACATTGCTCAGGTCACTTTTGATCTTTATCGGAACAGCCCCAAAGATGTATTCGGCTCGCTTAATGTGAAAGCCACATTCCAAGGGCTCTACTCTGTCAGCGCTGATTTTCAATGTCTCGGACCCAAGAAAGTCCTGAG GGAGGCCCTCAGGGTCATGTCCACTCTCCTCCAAGCTGCTGGACACATGTTGATTGCATCTGCAAATGTGATTCGTCGTATTGTCCAGGGGGCAGATTTTCTTGAAGCTCAGCATGGAAGACCTATCAGTCACACTGCATACTTGAAATAA